A stretch of Bacillus pseudomycoides DNA encodes these proteins:
- a CDS encoding spore coat protein, translated as MNEKDMVNDYLSELNASLTSYANYIAESNNEQLHQTLIHIRNQDEMRQRNVYKYALQKGHYKPAAPANPTVVQQLKSQLSAQ; from the coding sequence ATGAATGAAAAAGATATGGTTAACGATTATTTATCGGAATTAAATGCTAGTTTGACTAGTTATGCGAATTACATAGCAGAGTCAAATAACGAACAGTTACATCAAACGCTGATTCACATTCGAAATCAGGATGAAATGAGACAACGTAATGTATATAAATATGCATTACAAAAAGGACATTATAAGCCAGCTGCTCCTGCAAATCCAACGGTTGTTCAGCAGCTGAAAAGTCAATTAAGCGCACAGTAA
- a CDS encoding L-lactate dehydrogenase, with translation MNRNTRKIAIIGTGLVGSSCAYSIVNQGICEELALIDINHERAVGEAMDLSHCINFTNTRTKVYAGTYEDCKDMDIVIITAGPAPKPGQSRLDTLGASAKIMESVVEGVMASGFDGIFLIASNPVDIITYQVWKLSGLPRNRVLGTGTSLDSSRLRTILSEMLEVDPRSIHGYSLGEHGDSQMVAWSHVTVGGKPILQILDEQKERFGEIDLDEIVEKTAKAGWEIYKRKGTTYYGIGNSLAYIARSIFNDDHCVIAVSAILDGEYGEYNICTGVPAIITRDGVKEVVELNLTEAEESRFAQSNDILRDYMKTIGY, from the coding sequence ATGAATAGAAACACAAGAAAAATCGCAATTATTGGTACTGGATTAGTTGGATCAAGCTGTGCGTATTCAATTGTGAATCAAGGTATCTGTGAGGAACTAGCATTAATTGATATAAATCATGAACGTGCAGTTGGAGAAGCGATGGATTTATCGCACTGCATTAACTTTACAAATACAAGAACAAAAGTATATGCAGGTACTTATGAAGACTGCAAAGATATGGACATTGTTATTATTACAGCAGGTCCAGCTCCAAAACCAGGACAAAGTCGCTTGGATACTTTAGGAGCAAGCGCGAAGATTATGGAAAGTGTTGTAGAAGGTGTAATGGCAAGTGGATTTGATGGCATCTTCTTAATCGCATCAAATCCAGTTGATATTATTACTTATCAAGTTTGGAAATTGTCTGGTTTACCAAGAAACCGTGTGCTTGGTACAGGAACATCTTTAGACTCTTCACGCTTGAGAACAATTTTATCTGAAATGCTCGAAGTGGACCCTCGTAGTATTCACGGTTATTCATTAGGTGAGCATGGTGACTCTCAAATGGTTGCTTGGTCTCATGTTACAGTTGGCGGGAAACCAATCTTGCAAATTTTAGATGAACAAAAAGAGCGTTTCGGCGAAATTGATTTAGATGAAATTGTTGAGAAAACTGCTAAAGCTGGTTGGGAAATTTATAAACGTAAAGGAACTACTTATTACGGTATTGGGAACTCACTCGCTTATATCGCACGTTCTATCTTTAATGATGATCATTGTGTAATCGCTGTTTCAGCAATTTTAGATGGTGAGTATGGCGAATATAATATTTGCACAGGTGTACCAGCAATTATTACAAGAGATGGTGTAAAAGAAGTCGTTGAACTAAACTTAACAGAAGCTGAAGAAAGCCGATTTGCACAATCAAATGATATTTTACGTGACTACATGAAAACAATCGGTTACTAA
- a CDS encoding PTS transporter subunit IIC: MKEYIMSRVFKGSAGIAQGIFVSLGIGLLIENIGRIVDIPMLITIGVVAKSLMAPAIGAGIAFMLGANGLVIFSAMVAGAIGAGSISITEAGLIIKTGEPIGALLTATLAVYIGKRLSGKTALDMMLVPFAAILGSGIVGIWLAQNISPVLNIVGAFIKDSSAGSPFIASIVLAVVWGLLLISPASSAALAIALSLDGVAGGAALAGCVAQFIGFSVISAKENNLGGILAQALCTPKVQLPNITKNPMILVPTVVASAIVGPVSALIFHLEAGKEIAGLGLSSLIAPINLISSQGFGVVPAMVITYIVIPVAVSYIIYIALKKAGRIHSGDMTVPQS; this comes from the coding sequence ATGAAGGAATATATAATGTCTCGTGTTTTTAAAGGTTCTGCCGGAATTGCACAAGGTATTTTCGTATCCCTTGGAATTGGTTTACTTATCGAAAATATAGGAAGAATTGTTGATATTCCGATGTTAATTACAATTGGGGTTGTTGCGAAATCACTTATGGCACCAGCAATCGGAGCAGGGATTGCTTTTATGCTTGGAGCAAACGGACTTGTGATTTTCTCGGCGATGGTTGCCGGAGCGATTGGAGCAGGATCCATTTCGATTACTGAAGCTGGTCTAATCATTAAAACTGGTGAACCGATCGGTGCGTTATTAACAGCAACTTTAGCAGTTTATATTGGAAAACGATTAAGCGGAAAAACAGCCTTAGACATGATGCTCGTTCCATTTGCAGCAATACTAGGCTCTGGTATAGTAGGTATTTGGTTAGCTCAAAATATTAGTCCGGTCTTAAATATAGTTGGCGCATTTATTAAAGATAGTTCAGCTGGCAGTCCATTTATTGCCTCTATTGTACTTGCGGTTGTTTGGGGGCTATTACTTATCTCTCCAGCGTCATCAGCAGCTCTAGCAATTGCACTTAGCCTAGACGGCGTTGCGGGCGGTGCGGCACTTGCAGGGTGTGTCGCTCAATTTATTGGATTCTCTGTTATCTCAGCAAAAGAAAACAATTTAGGTGGTATTTTAGCACAAGCACTTTGTACTCCGAAAGTACAGTTGCCGAACATTACTAAAAATCCAATGATTCTCGTCCCAACTGTCGTTGCCAGCGCCATTGTGGGCCCTGTATCTGCACTGATTTTTCACTTGGAAGCAGGTAAAGAAATTGCAGGTCTTGGATTAAGTTCTCTTATTGCACCAATTAATTTGATTTCCAGCCAAGGATTCGGTGTTGTCCCAGCAATGGTCATCACTTATATCGTAATCCCAGTAGCTGTTTCTTATATCATTTACATTGCACTAAAAAAAGCAGGTCGAATTCATTCAGGCGATATGACTGTGCCACAATCTTAA